In Dyadobacter sp. CECT 9275, the following proteins share a genomic window:
- a CDS encoding type I restriction-modification system subunit M translates to MNNTVHNKLVSFIWSIADDCLRDVYVRGKYRDVILPMVVLRRLDALLEPTKEAVMEELAFQKDEAGFTEWDENGLMQASGYVFYNTSPWTLQRLHSTATNSQQILQGNFEEYLNGFSANVKEIIDKFKLKSQVRHMASKDVLLNVLEKFTSSYINLTPFEKVDPDGRKLQPLSNLGMGYVFEELIRKFNEDNNEEAGEHFTPREVIDLMTHIIFDPIKDKLPPVMTIYDPACGSGGMLTESQNFIKDEEGEIRAKGDVYLYGKEINDETYAICKSDMMIKGNNPENIRVGSTLSTDEFAGTSFDFMLSNPPYGKSWASEQKYIKDGKDIIDPRFQIKLKDYWGVEDDADATPRSSDGQLLFLMEMVSKMKSKEKSVTGSRIASVHNGSSLFTGDAGGGESNIRRYIIENDWLEAIVQLPNNLFYNTGITTYIWILSNNKAPHRQGKVQLIDAGQLYRKLRKNLGNKNCEFAPEHIKEIVQVYTSLEAIERQGDDGIASQVFENADFGYYKVTIDRPKRLKAQFTEERIADLRFDKSLREPMTWAYTEFGEEVYTNLAAHEKAILDYCEKNDLSLNAKQAKALTSKDTWQKQLDLLNNATDLLAAMGTAEFSDFNIFKEKVDAALKKQGAKLSSSEKNAILNAVSWYDAGAEKVVKGITKLPGEKLEKLLDYLNCTEEQLSDHGYFPTNKKGEYLQYETESDLRDTENVTLKENIYEYFLREVKPHVEEAWISLDATKIGYEISFNKYFYRHKPLRSIEEVAADILALEAESDGLIREILAMGEGVDVLNDHI, encoded by the coding sequence ATGAATAATACAGTACACAATAAGCTTGTTTCTTTTATCTGGTCCATTGCAGACGATTGTCTGCGTGATGTATATGTGCGTGGGAAATATCGGGATGTAATTCTTCCAATGGTAGTATTGAGGCGGTTAGATGCGTTACTGGAACCTACTAAAGAAGCTGTGATGGAGGAATTGGCGTTTCAAAAAGACGAAGCAGGTTTCACCGAATGGGATGAAAACGGACTGATGCAGGCTTCGGGTTATGTATTTTACAATACGAGTCCATGGACTTTGCAGCGACTGCACAGCACTGCCACCAACAGCCAGCAAATTTTACAAGGTAATTTTGAAGAATATCTCAATGGTTTCAGTGCCAATGTGAAGGAGATCATTGACAAGTTTAAGCTGAAAAGTCAGGTGCGGCACATGGCCAGTAAGGACGTGCTGCTGAACGTACTGGAAAAATTTACTTCTTCTTACATCAACCTGACGCCTTTTGAAAAGGTGGACCCGGATGGTCGCAAGCTACAGCCGCTTTCCAATTTAGGAATGGGTTATGTTTTTGAAGAGCTGATCCGGAAATTCAACGAGGATAATAATGAGGAAGCCGGGGAGCACTTTACGCCGCGTGAAGTGATTGACCTGATGACGCATATTATTTTTGATCCGATCAAAGATAAGCTGCCGCCAGTGATGACGATCTACGATCCTGCTTGTGGAAGTGGTGGTATGCTCACGGAATCTCAGAATTTTATCAAAGATGAAGAGGGCGAGATCCGCGCAAAAGGTGATGTGTATCTGTATGGCAAGGAAATCAACGACGAAACGTATGCAATCTGTAAGTCGGATATGATGATCAAGGGCAACAATCCGGAGAATATCCGGGTGGGCTCTACGCTTTCTACGGATGAATTTGCCGGAACGAGTTTTGATTTTATGCTGTCCAACCCGCCTTATGGGAAATCCTGGGCGAGTGAACAGAAGTATATCAAGGATGGAAAAGATATTATTGATCCGCGTTTCCAGATCAAACTGAAAGATTACTGGGGCGTGGAGGATGATGCGGATGCTACGCCGCGTTCGTCGGACGGCCAGCTGCTTTTCCTGATGGAAATGGTTTCTAAAATGAAATCGAAAGAGAAAAGCGTAACTGGCTCGCGCATTGCGTCTGTACACAATGGTTCGAGCTTGTTTACGGGTGATGCTGGTGGCGGGGAGAGCAATATCCGCCGTTATATTATTGAAAATGATTGGCTGGAAGCGATTGTGCAGTTGCCCAATAACTTGTTTTACAATACCGGCATTACGACTTACATCTGGATTTTAAGCAATAACAAAGCACCGCACCGCCAGGGAAAAGTGCAGCTTATTGACGCCGGACAGCTTTACCGCAAGCTTCGCAAAAACCTGGGTAACAAAAACTGTGAATTTGCTCCTGAGCACATCAAAGAGATTGTGCAGGTGTACACCAGCTTGGAAGCAATCGAACGCCAAGGCGATGATGGTATTGCTTCACAGGTTTTTGAAAATGCCGATTTTGGTTATTACAAAGTGACCATCGATCGGCCAAAACGCCTGAAAGCACAGTTTACCGAAGAACGCATTGCTGACCTCCGTTTCGACAAGTCCTTACGCGAACCCATGACCTGGGCATATACAGAATTTGGAGAAGAAGTGTACACCAATCTCGCAGCACACGAAAAGGCGATTTTGGATTACTGTGAAAAAAACGACCTGAGCCTGAACGCCAAACAAGCCAAAGCCCTCACCAGCAAAGATACCTGGCAAAAGCAGTTGGATCTGTTGAACAATGCGACGGATTTGCTGGCGGCAATGGGTACAGCAGAATTTAGCGACTTCAATATTTTCAAGGAAAAAGTAGATGCCGCTCTTAAAAAGCAAGGTGCCAAACTGTCTTCTTCTGAAAAGAACGCAATCCTGAATGCAGTGAGCTGGTATGATGCCGGGGCCGAAAAAGTAGTGAAAGGAATTACCAAACTGCCGGGTGAAAAACTGGAAAAGCTGTTGGATTACCTAAACTGTACAGAAGAGCAACTATCCGACCATGGATATTTTCCAACCAATAAAAAAGGCGAATACCTGCAATACGAAACGGAAAGCGATTTGCGGGATACGGAGAATGTAACGCTTAAAGAGAATATATACGAGTACTTTCTACGCGAAGTAAAACCCCACGTGGAAGAAGCCTGGATATCATTGGATGCTACCAAAATTGGTTACGAGATCAGTTTCAATAAGTATTTCTACCGCCACAAGCCTTTGAGAAGTATTGAAGAGGTGGCTGCTGATATATTGGCTTTGGAAGCGGAAAGTGATGGGTTGATTCGGGAGATTTTAGCTATGGGTGAAGGTGTGGACGTTTTAAATGATCATATTTGA
- a CDS encoding Fic family protein translates to MNLNIYSDKFEPINVYIKDILELDKYDPVMSVVRSNFQLNIAQYLASLNAESRKDPAEEIRKSSTILGSNIENAIEVQKEIYLDIGRKYACTIFMFDLVKKPIEVIDIQLFYEILFSEYHFRQSDAFLIDQSGLTHRFPRYQDIQSNLDKLIEEFKTLQEDSELHPLVIITYFHYRLLAIHPFPDGNGRISRLILNVMLENSVKLTTPIRFKLTTCSGRN, encoded by the coding sequence ATGAATTTAAATATTTACTCTGACAAATTCGAACCGATAAATGTGTACATCAAAGACATTCTGGAACTAGATAAATATGATCCAGTTATGTCAGTTGTAAGGTCAAATTTTCAACTTAACATAGCCCAGTATTTAGCATCTTTAAACGCAGAAAGTAGGAAAGATCCCGCAGAGGAAATCAGAAAATCTTCCACTATTCTTGGTAGTAATATAGAAAATGCTATCGAAGTACAAAAGGAAATATATTTAGACATCGGCAGAAAGTACGCATGTACTATATTTATGTTTGATTTAGTTAAAAAGCCCATCGAGGTAATAGACATACAATTATTTTACGAAATCCTTTTTTCCGAATATCACTTTCGACAGTCTGATGCTTTTCTTATCGATCAAAGCGGGCTTACACATCGATTCCCAAGATATCAAGATATCCAGTCCAACCTAGATAAGTTGATTGAGGAATTTAAAACCTTACAAGAAGATAGTGAGCTTCATCCTTTAGTTATAATAACATACTTTCATTACCGACTATTGGCCATCCATCCATTTCCTGACGGAAATGGTCGTATTTCAAGACTGATATTGAATGTCATGCTGGAAAATTCGGTGAAACTGACCACCCCAATTCGGTTTAAACTGACCACCTGTTCCGGGCGAAATTGA
- the rhuM gene encoding virulence protein RhuM/Fic/DOC family protein: protein MKNQIEIYQSQDGQTQIEVKFGEDTVWLNRNQLAELFGRDVKTIGKHVNNVFFEGELEKSAVVANIATTAADGKVYRVDHYNLDVIISVGYRVKSQQGTQFRQWATQRLRDYLVQGYAINEKRLSQKQQEVQTLKDGIRILSRAIETKMDDADLTLLDQFAKGLELLDDYDHEKLDSKGITTRQAEFPDLSDYRNIIESMRRDFDSDIFGKEKDDSFQSSVAQISKGFGDIDFYPSIEEKAATLLYLIIKNHSFVDGNKRIAAACFLLFLENNDILKTKSGALVISNEALASLTLFAAASKPEEMDTVKKLIISVLNRNY from the coding sequence ATGAAAAATCAAATAGAAATATATCAAAGCCAGGACGGACAAACTCAAATAGAAGTAAAATTTGGAGAAGACACTGTATGGCTCAATAGGAATCAATTGGCTGAGCTTTTTGGCCGTGACGTTAAAACAATAGGTAAGCATGTAAACAATGTATTTTTTGAAGGAGAATTAGAGAAGTCGGCAGTAGTCGCAAATATTGCGACAACTGCCGCAGACGGTAAGGTTTACCGGGTGGATCATTATAATCTTGACGTAATAATCTCAGTTGGCTACCGGGTTAAATCACAGCAAGGAACTCAATTCCGGCAGTGGGCTACACAGCGTTTAAGAGATTATCTGGTCCAGGGTTATGCAATTAATGAGAAACGGTTGAGCCAAAAGCAGCAAGAGGTTCAGACCTTAAAAGATGGAATCCGTATACTAAGCCGGGCAATTGAAACAAAAATGGACGATGCAGATCTAACATTGCTAGACCAATTCGCTAAAGGCCTTGAATTACTAGACGATTACGATCATGAAAAATTGGATTCGAAGGGCATCACAACACGGCAGGCAGAGTTTCCGGATTTATCGGATTACAGAAATATAATTGAGAGTATGAGAAGGGATTTCGACTCTGATATTTTTGGTAAAGAAAAGGATGATAGCTTTCAGAGTTCCGTTGCACAAATCAGTAAAGGGTTTGGAGATATCGACTTCTATCCTTCAATTGAAGAAAAAGCAGCTACATTACTCTATCTGATCATTAAGAACCATTCATTCGTTGACGGGAATAAGCGAATCGCTGCTGCTTGTTTTTTACTTTTTTTAGAAAATAACGATATATTGAAAACAAAATCCGGAGCCCTGGTCATAAGCAATGAAGCGCTTGCAAGTCTGACTCTTTTTGCAGCTGCAAGTAAACCTGAGGAAATGGATACGGTTAAGAAGTTGATTATTAGTGTGCTAAATAGGAATTATTAG
- a CDS encoding ATP-binding protein, which produces MSIAVLFDDLPASVVIDSSYETTLEGEYLLNSDGCLEVIKRYPNAGAAKVFVNANHPNNSNCADLLVKKNAELKKIVKDNSIECSNQSVNAEMRSAIWNHFAEDLQLGEIELDVTKGDTKDIWEKLQTYLPLYTLFQSDRKNSDSDSEVQDPLKEAVKQIMADATITALLADVAERVEQRLIDVSNSTLEKLREMNPEVASSLKPIIPPANALKWADVFKSVSITGDENIPINKRGSGIKRLVLLNFFRAEAERRQQQGNSRSIIYAIEEPETSQHTDHQKMLIRAFKQLASAANTQVLLTTHSCTIVKGLNFDHLRLVSIDAVGSKCIESIIPHQLPYPSLNEINYIAFRDLTEEYHNELYGYIEAEELLGAYRLGKQTVTYNKIFRNGTVGPTPVILTEYIRHQIHHPENANNIRYTFQQLTDSVDLMRGFIVASRASI; this is translated from the coding sequence ATATCAATTGCCGTGCTCTTTGATGATTTGCCAGCTTCGGTGGTGATTGACAGTTCTTACGAAACTACGCTCGAAGGCGAATATTTGCTTAATTCTGATGGGTGTTTGGAGGTGATCAAGAGGTATCCAAATGCGGGCGCTGCCAAAGTATTCGTCAATGCAAATCATCCCAATAACTCTAATTGTGCAGATTTGTTGGTTAAGAAGAACGCAGAGTTAAAGAAAATAGTCAAAGACAATAGCATAGAATGCTCGAATCAATCTGTAAACGCGGAGATGCGATCGGCTATTTGGAATCACTTTGCCGAAGACTTGCAACTTGGAGAGATTGAGCTTGACGTAACCAAAGGAGATACAAAGGATATTTGGGAAAAGCTGCAAACGTATTTACCGCTCTATACACTATTCCAGTCCGACAGAAAGAATAGCGATAGCGACAGTGAAGTACAGGATCCACTCAAAGAGGCTGTGAAGCAGATCATGGCAGATGCCACGATTACTGCTTTATTGGCAGATGTCGCTGAGCGTGTTGAGCAACGCCTGATAGATGTTTCCAATAGCACTTTGGAAAAGTTACGGGAAATGAATCCGGAAGTCGCCTCGTCGTTAAAGCCGATAATTCCTCCCGCCAACGCTCTGAAATGGGCTGACGTGTTTAAATCAGTTTCGATAACCGGTGATGAGAATATTCCAATCAATAAAAGAGGGAGTGGAATCAAGCGGCTTGTGTTATTGAACTTCTTCCGAGCAGAGGCAGAGCGAAGGCAGCAGCAAGGCAATTCGAGATCAATCATTTATGCTATTGAAGAGCCTGAGACGTCACAGCATACGGACCATCAAAAAATGCTAATCAGAGCTTTTAAGCAGTTGGCTAGTGCTGCAAACACGCAGGTGTTACTTACGACCCATAGTTGTACAATTGTCAAAGGGCTCAATTTTGACCATCTGAGATTGGTTTCAATTGATGCAGTTGGAAGCAAATGCATTGAAAGTATTATACCTCATCAATTACCGTATCCGTCATTAAATGAAATTAATTATATAGCATTTAGAGACTTGACGGAAGAATACCACAATGAGCTTTATGGATATATTGAAGCTGAGGAGCTCCTTGGCGCATATAGATTGGGAAAACAAACCGTTACGTACAATAAGATATTTAGAAACGGTACGGTCGGTCCGACTCCTGTAATATTGACAGAGTACATAAGACATCAGATTCACCACCCTGAGAATGCAAACAACATAAGATATACCTTTCAACAACTTACTGACTCGGTTGATTTGATGAGAGGCTTTATTGTTGCCAGCCGGGCGAGCATTTAA
- a CDS encoding type I restriction endonuclease, producing the protein MQKQSDWKLKILERLDRMLKKKGIISILRKGLDVEDAHFTFLYVLPLASSSEAIKQKFESNQFSVTRQVRYSLTKPGEEIDMVLFLNGIPFATMELKNHWTGQNAKFHGQNQYKNERDVTQPLLNFGRCMVHFAVDTDEAYMTTKLDGKNTFFLPFNLGDDYGKGNPPNPLGHKTAYLWNEVLTRQSVANIMQHFVRFDGKDTDPLAKKRLYFPRYHQMDVVRKLIADASRFGVGKSYLIQHSAGSGKSNSITWAAYQLIETYPENDQVPGSKGVENPLFDSVIVVTDRRLLDKQLREKYQRIFGGEKYCRTCVFFQRVERKPGKW; encoded by the coding sequence TTGCAAAAGCAAAGTGACTGGAAACTGAAAATACTGGAACGGCTTGACCGGATGCTGAAAAAGAAAGGAATCATCAGTATTCTGCGTAAAGGTTTGGATGTGGAAGATGCGCACTTTACATTTCTGTATGTGCTGCCATTGGCCAGTAGTAGTGAGGCGATCAAACAGAAGTTCGAGAGCAATCAGTTTAGTGTAACGCGGCAGGTACGTTATTCCCTCACCAAACCCGGCGAGGAAATTGATATGGTGCTGTTTTTGAACGGTATACCATTCGCGACCATGGAGCTTAAAAACCACTGGACAGGACAAAACGCGAAGTTTCACGGGCAAAATCAATATAAAAATGAGCGGGACGTTACACAACCGCTACTGAACTTTGGCCGATGTATGGTGCATTTTGCCGTGGATACCGACGAGGCGTACATGACGACAAAGCTGGACGGCAAAAACACTTTCTTTTTGCCATTCAACCTGGGAGATGATTACGGCAAAGGCAATCCACCCAATCCTCTCGGACACAAAACCGCTTACCTTTGGAATGAAGTGCTTACACGGCAAAGTGTGGCTAACATCATGCAACACTTTGTCCGGTTCGATGGCAAGGACACCGATCCGTTAGCCAAAAAGCGTTTGTATTTTCCACGTTATCATCAAATGGATGTGGTGCGCAAACTGATTGCCGATGCCAGTCGGTTTGGTGTTGGAAAAAGTTACTTGATACAACATTCTGCTGGTTCCGGAAAGTCCAATTCTATTACCTGGGCTGCTTATCAGCTCATTGAAACCTACCCTGAAAACGATCAGGTTCCGGGCAGCAAAGGAGTCGAAAACCCATTATTCGATTCGGTAATCGTGGTTACAGATAGGCGTTTGCTTGATAAACAGCTACGTGAAAAATATCAAAGAATTTTCGGAGGTGAAAAATATTGTCGCACCTGCGTATTCTTCCAAAGAGTTGAAAGAAAGCCTGGAAAGTGG
- a CDS encoding restriction endonuclease subunit S domain-containing protein, translated as MVENILPIQQKTTNLASTNSTKLGNFPVIIAPKEEREAIFEYLKDVTSKIATAISLKKRD; from the coding sequence ATGGTAGAAAATATTTTACCAATACAGCAAAAAACAACCAATCTAGCTTCTACTAATAGCACGAAACTTGGAAATTTTCCTGTTATCATTGCTCCGAAGGAAGAGAGAGAAGCAATCTTTGAATACTTGAAGGATGTCACCAGCAAAATTGCCACCGCCATTTCCCTGAAAAAAAGAGATTGA
- a CDS encoding Fic family protein, with protein MIQELDEEAEFDISLILNIHRTAFGELYDWAGKWRTIEVQVGKLTPPHPSQVPNLMYQYADDVNYRLKFVQEKVEVAELLAYLHHRFVWIHPFNNGNGRTARLLLNAAAMLKGFEPVQLYHREGEARKEYIQALRKADGGDAHGLTNLILNELTAF; from the coding sequence ATGATTCAGGAACTGGACGAGGAAGCTGAGTTTGATATAAGTCTGATTCTGAACATTCATAGGACTGCTTTTGGTGAATTGTATGATTGGGCAGGAAAATGGAGGACGATAGAAGTTCAGGTTGGGAAGTTAACTCCACCTCATCCATCACAAGTGCCGAACTTGATGTACCAGTATGCAGATGATGTAAATTATAGATTGAAATTTGTACAGGAAAAGGTTGAAGTCGCGGAGTTGTTAGCCTATTTACATCACCGCTTTGTATGGATTCATCCTTTCAATAATGGAAACGGACGCACCGCCCGCTTACTTCTAAATGCGGCGGCGATGCTAAAAGGATTTGAACCGGTACAATTGTATCACAGAGAAGGGGAAGCTAGAAAAGAGTATATTCAGGCCTTACGAAAAGCGGACGGAGGCGATGCTCATGGACTTACAAACCTAATTCTTAATGAACTCACGGCCTTTTAA
- the istB gene encoding IS21-like element helper ATPase IstB — protein sequence MNTNTLEKLRKLKFYGMFHAFKSSLESGKTNDYTADELLAHLVDAEWDDRNNRRVERQILYARFRYKAMVENIHYHADRSIDRNQIMRLAECSFIGRNENLLITGSTGIGKSYVASAIGHQACILGYRVMYASTPKLFAKLKMAKADGSYIKEITKIERQQLLILDDFGIQPFDAQSRAALMEIIEDRHGKTSLIITSQLPVSKWHEVIGEKTIADAILDRIVHDAHRVELKGESMRRKRKTELETSYE from the coding sequence ATGAACACAAACACTTTGGAAAAGTTACGCAAGCTAAAATTTTACGGCATGTTCCATGCCTTTAAAAGTAGCCTGGAAAGTGGAAAGACTAATGATTACACGGCGGATGAGCTTTTAGCTCATCTAGTTGACGCTGAATGGGATGACAGAAATAACCGTCGGGTCGAACGCCAGATCTTGTACGCACGGTTCCGCTATAAGGCCATGGTCGAAAATATCCACTATCATGCTGATAGAAGTATTGACCGTAATCAGATCATGCGCCTAGCAGAATGCTCCTTTATTGGCCGAAATGAAAACCTACTGATCACAGGCAGTACCGGAATCGGTAAAAGCTATGTAGCATCTGCGATTGGTCATCAGGCATGTATACTTGGCTACCGCGTAATGTATGCCAGTACTCCCAAATTGTTTGCCAAACTCAAAATGGCCAAGGCGGATGGATCCTATATCAAAGAAATTACAAAAATAGAACGGCAACAACTTCTTATCCTGGACGACTTTGGTATCCAGCCGTTCGATGCCCAGAGCCGGGCAGCACTGATGGAAATCATAGAAGACAGGCACGGAAAAACATCCCTGATAATTACTTCTCAGTTGCCTGTTAGCAAATGGCATGAAGTAATAGGAGAAAAAACCATTGCTGATGCCATTTTAGATCGTATAGTACATGATGCACACCGGGTTGAATTAAAGGGGGAATCAATGAGAAGAAAACGAAAAACGGAGCTCGAAACCAGCTACGAATAA
- the istA gene encoding IS21 family transposase: MANSTISMSKIRQILRMYSQGRSKLWIAEQTGVSRNTAKKYMTTFDASGLTFEQINSLNDKELDDFFGTVKQQPPQDRLLNLQRCFPQIDKELKRTGVTRHMLWEAYKKEFPEGFAYTQFCFHLTKWKARVNPVMHQDHKAGDKLYIDFAGVKLSIVDKETGELTEVEVFVAILGASQLTYVEAVSSQQKEDLIAACENALHYIGGVPAAIVPDNLKAAVIKSNKYEPTLNEAFADFADHYGTTILPARAYRPRDKALVEGAVKIVYSRIYAPLRKQVYNSLTELNAAILIALEAHNNQLLRGRNYSRRLQFEEIERSALAPLPILHYEFKKQLHATVMKNGHVCLSVDKHYYSVPYRFIGKKVKLLYSNSVVEAYYHYERIALHKRLKSPYNYSTDKEHLASTHRFVTDWTPDRFLEWASSIHEDVRLYILKILDRKQHPEQAYRSCIGILSFAKKAGEQRLISACQRALSYGIYNYKTIQTILEKNMDQYEDSLFADELPMPKHDNIRGEDYYQ, translated from the coding sequence ATGGCCAATTCGACAATCAGCATGAGCAAAATAAGACAGATTTTACGGATGTACAGCCAGGGCCGCAGCAAGCTCTGGATAGCGGAACAGACAGGTGTTTCCCGCAATACCGCTAAGAAGTACATGACCACTTTTGATGCGAGCGGACTTACCTTTGAACAGATCAACAGCCTGAATGATAAAGAGCTGGATGACTTTTTCGGAACGGTTAAACAGCAGCCACCGCAAGACAGATTGTTGAATCTGCAACGTTGTTTTCCGCAAATAGACAAAGAATTAAAACGGACAGGTGTTACCCGTCATATGCTTTGGGAAGCCTATAAAAAGGAATTTCCGGAAGGATTTGCTTATACCCAGTTTTGCTTTCATCTGACCAAATGGAAGGCCCGCGTTAACCCTGTGATGCATCAGGACCATAAGGCCGGCGATAAGCTGTACATCGATTTTGCAGGTGTTAAATTAAGTATTGTAGATAAAGAGACTGGTGAATTAACTGAGGTTGAAGTGTTTGTGGCTATCCTGGGAGCGAGTCAACTCACTTACGTGGAAGCAGTCAGTAGCCAGCAAAAAGAAGATCTGATCGCAGCTTGCGAGAATGCACTTCATTATATCGGTGGTGTGCCGGCAGCAATTGTTCCGGATAACCTTAAAGCTGCTGTTATAAAAAGCAATAAATACGAACCTACGCTGAACGAGGCCTTTGCCGATTTTGCTGATCATTATGGGACTACGATATTACCTGCACGCGCTTACCGGCCAAGAGATAAGGCGTTGGTGGAAGGTGCTGTCAAAATCGTTTACAGCCGTATTTATGCGCCTTTAAGAAAGCAGGTTTACAACTCACTGACAGAGTTAAACGCAGCTATATTGATTGCTCTCGAGGCTCATAATAACCAACTGCTTCGGGGCCGTAATTACAGTCGCAGACTCCAGTTTGAAGAAATTGAGCGCAGTGCTCTGGCCCCGCTTCCGATCCTGCATTATGAGTTCAAAAAACAGCTACATGCCACTGTAATGAAGAACGGACATGTCTGCCTGAGCGTTGACAAGCACTATTATAGTGTCCCATACCGGTTTATCGGCAAGAAAGTCAAGTTGTTGTATTCCAATTCTGTGGTTGAAGCATATTATCATTACGAACGTATCGCCCTTCATAAAAGGCTTAAAAGTCCCTATAATTATTCTACCGATAAAGAACATCTGGCCAGTACACACCGCTTCGTAACAGACTGGACACCAGATCGATTCTTGGAGTGGGCTTCCTCGATCCATGAAGATGTCAGGTTGTATATTCTTAAAATCCTGGATCGCAAACAGCATCCCGAACAGGCCTACCGCTCCTGTATTGGTATCCTCTCTTTTGCGAAGAAAGCTGGTGAACAACGCCTGATCAGCGCGTGCCAAAGGGCTTTAAGCTATGGTATCTACAACTATAAAACAATCCAGACTATACTGGAAAAAAATATGGATCAATATGAAGACAGCCTGTTTGCAGACGAATTACCCATGCCCAAACACGATAATATCAGAGGCGAAGACTATTATCAATAA
- a CDS encoding restriction endonuclease subunit S domain-containing protein, whose amino-acid sequence MRDSGVEWIGEIPENWEVKKLKYFSVVQSGITLGKSYVSKNVITYPYLRVANVQSGYFNLDQMAEISMPKREADKYLVRKGDILVTEGGDLDKLGRGTVWNGEIENCLHQNHVLRFG is encoded by the coding sequence ATGAGGGACTCGGGAGTAGAATGGATTGGGGAGATTCCGGAGAATTGGGAAGTGAAGAAATTGAAATATTTTTCAGTTGTTCAAAGTGGAATAACATTGGGTAAAAGTTACGTATCTAAGAATGTTATAACCTACCCATATTTGAGGGTTGCAAATGTACAATCAGGTTATTTTAATCTTGATCAAATGGCTGAGATTAGTATGCCTAAAAGAGAAGCGGATAAATATTTAGTTAGAAAAGGAGACATTCTGGTGACGGAAGGTGGAGATTTAGATAAGCTTGGAAGAGGTACAGTTTGGAATGGAGAAATTGAAAATTGCTTACACCAAAATCATGTTTTGCGGTTCGGGTAG